A single genomic interval of Spinacia oleracea cultivar Varoflay chromosome 6, BTI_SOV_V1, whole genome shotgun sequence harbors:
- the LOC130463082 gene encoding uncharacterized protein produces the protein MIKKDTRQLELMLAVCYSGTRDILEATRSICEKVKAGLIEPNSIDEVLFDQELWTRGASHPDLLIRTGGRLRVSDYLMWQLAQSELYFTQLCAPDFGEVEFLQALRSFQQRERTFGK, from the coding sequence ATGATAAAAAAGGACACAAGGCAGTTAGAGTTGATGTTAGCAGTATGTTATTCTGGGACAAGAGATATATTGGAAGCTACAAGGAGCATTTGTGAAAAGGTCAAGGCTGGGTTGATTGAACCCAATTCCATCGACGAGGTCTTGTTTGATCAAGAGCTATGGACTCGTGGTGCATCTCACCCTGACCTGCTTATCCGTACCGGTGGTCGCCTACGTGTCAGTGATTACTTGATGTGGCAACTGGCCCAGTCTGAGTTGTATTTCACCCAACTTTGTGCACCTGACTTTGGAGAAGTTGAGTTCCTCCAAGCCTTACGCTCCTTTCAGCAAAGGGAAAGGACATTCGGAAAGTGA
- the LOC110798442 gene encoding cytochrome P450 736A117: protein MVTMFSLYLPYVDKLVFHPFFLPAILLFVILYYKSFSSNSGSSKNNAKILPPSPPKLPIIGNLHQVGLLPHRSLQSLSQKYGKLMLLKMGSKPTLVVSSVDAAREIMRTNDVNFSNRPKLRVASRLFSNGKDVAFAPYGDYWRQMKSMCVMQLLSNKKVESFRRIREEVTLLVVEKLNRSSSSVVNLTEIVMSYTFDVICRASFGRKYSKNHDGYGGNNNFEDSMSEAMKLLGTFFLGDFVPGLSWIDRLTGLEGRLEKVAQQLDSFLEKAIHEEQIHLNTKTNIEDKSFVDILLEVGMNNRDGLSLDSIKAVVLDMFAAGIDTIYTLVEWVILELLRHPEKMRQVEEEVRKQMKGKGRRVNDDDLKDLIYLKAVIKEALRMHPAVPLLVFREALQDTKVNGFDIDAGTLVIINAWAIQNDPIFWEEPGEFRPERFLNDGSSSSFDFKGQDFQYIPFGSGRRSCPGISFGIANAELMIATLLFEFDLKLPDCEMLNMTEIAGITVRRRDPLMIIAAPRAF from the exons ATGGTAACAATGTTTAGTCTGTATCTACCATATGTTGATAAACTTGTTTTCCATCCTTTCTTCCTCCCTGCAATCTTACTCTTTGTAATCTTGTACTATAAGAGTTTCTCTTCAAATTCCGGCAGCAGCAAAAATAATGCCAAAATCTTACCACCCTCACCACCGAAACTGCCAATCATAGGGAACCTCCACCAGGTAGGTCTGTTACCACACCGTTCTCTTCAATCACTGTCTCAGAAATACGGCAAGCTGATGTTGCTCAAAATGGGCAGCAAACCAACCCTTGTGGTATCATCTGTAGATGCAGCCAGAGAAATCATGAGGACCAATGATGTGAACTTCAGTAACAGGCCTAAATTACGCGTTGCTAGTAGGCTCTTCAGCAACGGTAAAGACGTGGCTTTTGCTCCTTACGGAGATTATTGGAGACAGATGAAGAGTATGTGTGTTATGCAGCTCTTAAGTAACAAAAAAGTTGAATCGTTTCGAAGAATAAGAGAAGAAGTGACTCTTCTAGTGGTTGAAAAGTTGAACAGATCATCTTCTTCAGTGGTTAATCTGACGGAAATAGTTATGTCATATACATTTGATGTGATTTGCAGGGCATCATTTGGAAGGAAATATAGTAAGAATCATGATGGATATGGAGGTAACAACAATTTTGAGGATAGCATGAGTGAAGCTATGAAGCTGCTTGGGACATTTTTTTTGGGAGATTTTGTACCCGGTCTTAGTTGGATAGACCGACTGACCGGTTTGGAAGGTCGATTGGAGAAAGTTGCACAACAGTTAGACTCATTTCTTGAAAAGGCAATACATGAAGAACAAATTCATCTAAACACTAAGACAAATATTGAGGATAAAAGTTTTGTGGACATTTTACTTGAAGTTGGTATGAATAACAGAGATGGTCTTTCACTTGACAGTATCAAAGCTGTTGTATTG GATATGTTTGCTGCAGGGATTGACACAATTTACACACTTGTAGAATGGGTGATATTGGAGCTACTTAGGCATCCAGAAAAAATGAGACAAGTAGAGGAAGAGGTAAGAAAACAAATGAAGGGGAAAGGTCGGAGGGTAAATGATGATGATTTGAAGGATCTAATTTATTTAAAAGCTGTGATTAAGGAAGCACTTAGGATGCACCCTGCTGTTCCTTTACTGGTGTTTCGAGAGGCATTGCAGGACACCAAAGTAAATGGTTTCGATATCGATGCAGGAACACTAGTGATCATCAATGCATGGGCAATCCAGAACGATCCTATATTTTGGGAAGAACCAGGGGAGTTTCGTCCAGAAAGGTTCCTGAATGATGGAAGTTCATCATCATTTGATTTCAAAGGACAAGATTTTCAATATATTCCTTTTGGATCAGGAAGAAGAAGTTGTCCAGGGATATCATTTGGCATAGCTAATGCTGAGCTTATGATCGCGACTCTCTTGTTCGAGTTTGACTTGAAATTGCCTGATTGTGAAATGTTAAACATGACTGAAATCGCTGGCATCACAGTTCGGAGGCGGGACCCTCTTATGATCATTGCAGCTCCTCGTGCTTTCTGA